CATCTCTGAATTCAAGGCTCGAGATCTCTTAACCTTTTATGTGATGGACCTTCAGCTGGGTTGCTTTCTGTGTCATCACGGCTTCTCTTAACATTACAATCAGCGGTTTCTCTCAACAGCTGAGATGAATAATGGTTGGGCTGAAAATCTTGTGCGTATATAAGATGAACCCCACATTTCTTCACTTTAAAGGCTTTGCTACCACAGTTGTAAAGGCCATTAAATAAAGCCTTGAAGTGCCTCCATTGATTGGAGCGATGCTTCTTCTTGATAGCAATCTGAGGATAATAGGTCACCCAAAGTACGCAATCTGAGACATCACCATTATCGCAACATTTATGAAGGTATGATATACCACCATTTTCATAGTATTTACAGGAGGATTTAAACCAGATATCATCCACACGTCTGAATTGATCACCATGGAAAGCGATCAACTGACATTCTAAGCCACCATCCTCAAATGCATCGTCAAGAGGAACATAAAGAGAGCATAAAGCAAATCCCAGGAAATCATTGTCCTCACACCAATTCATAGGAAGCTCGACTGTTACTTCACTTCCAAGTTCCTGATTGGATATCCACTCTGGGATTCCCCTACTTCCAGGAATAACAATATTGATTCCTATACTCTTGGATGACTCAATACCATGTTCCAACTcctgcatatatatatatataaatgctaTATGTAAGTCCCATgtctacaaatatataaaatgttaaattcCACGAAATTCATACCTGAATTGCTGATTTGAAGCAACTGAACATAGAACACTGGAGAAGGCTAGATAGACTTGATAAAGTGTCCAGGCGGGTGCAGTCGTGGGCATCTAAGACTCGTAAACTTGATGGAAGCTCGGTAATTGATTCAAGCATCTTGCAGTGATTCGACTGAAGAATTCTCAGCTGATTGATGCCTGATGGTATGCATCTGATATTGCTTCCACTTAGATTTAATCGTCTCAATGAGGATAGGCACCATAAATCACTGGGTATAGCTCCTCCCATCAGGTTGCAGCCACTTAGATTTAGATCCATTAAGGAACATAAGCCAATCATATCTGAACATTGCAGGGTCATTGGGTTCTTTGGCAATTCCTGGAGTTTTGAACAATTTTGCAAAACAAGACGTTCGAGAGATCTGATATTGCAAATGCTGCTTGGAAGAGTCACAAGGTTTTCACAATTTGTCAAATCCAACTCTTCAAGACCTTTTAGATGTTCAATTGATGGTGGTAGCTCTTTTAGAGACGTTCCCATTAATTCAAGTCTCCCTATATTTTCCATGTCCTTGATGATTTCCGGAAAGGCCTCTAGATTTGAGCAGCCATGGAGATAGATACCATGAAGAAATTCCAACCTACAAATACTGCTTGGAAGTCTCCTCAAGTTTTTGCACCTATACAGGCTGAGCTCCCGAAGTCCTGTTAGATGATATATCGAGGAGGGTAGCTCTTTAATCGCAGTCCCACCTAACACAAGCCACTGTAGACTTTTCATATCCCTCTGGATCTCTGGAAATTTCTCAAAGTTTGAGCAATTCGCTAGTTGAAGCATTTCAAGAGACTCCAAGAATTCAATGCTGGTTGGAAGTTCTTTAATACCACTCTGATTTAAATAGATCTTCCTCAAATGTCTCATATTCCCATGAATCTCTGGAAATTTCTCAAAGTTGGAGCAACCAGAGATATCAAGAACTTCAAGGGATTCCAACTCAATGCTGCTTGGGAAACTTTCAAGTTTTTGGCAGTCTTTCAGTTGTAAGGAAGTAAGCTTCTTTAGAACTCCAAGGGATGAGTGAACTTTTCGCAAACTTGTACAACCTTCAAGATTTAGCCTCTCTAGATTTGGCATGCCTgagaattttgatattttagtgaGCTTCTCTGAGTGACTTAGATTGATGAACTTCAACTTTTCAAGACCCTGAAACCAAaggaaatttgttttaataaataaacttcaggaatttcaaaattaacatgaactacaaGGATAACTACATGATAGTCATATACCTTACTCCCTTtccaaagttgttttattgtGCTGTACCTTAAGTCAAGCTCAACAAGGTTTTCTCCATGAAAATTTGATGGTAAGCAATTCAAAGAGTATCCTTCCCAATAAAGGTATCTTAACTCATGAGAAGGAATTTCGAAATCTTTTGGAATGAACACCTTAGACTCTTTTTTCATAAAACTAGAATCATCACTCCAATAGACTTTGAGTAATCTGAGTTTCTTCATTCTTGAGAAAACTTTTGTACTCAACTGTATTTCTTTCAATCTAGAGAAGTCCAAGGATATggcttcaatttttttcattccctgaaaaataaaaaccaacaaTGAGGGAAACACAAATATATAGAACTTAGTTAATTTGTGTTTTATATGCATGTGAagtttaaaatagaaataaaattatataagcTTCTATCTTCCACTAAGATTCAAGAAGGTCCATGTAGTTGATTCTTAcctcttttcttaaaaatgcaCGATAGATATCATCTGGATCCCACAATCTGCTCCATTTATTAGGGTCATCATGATATTTTCCACGAACAATTTCTTGACCCATTTGTTGTATTAAATCATGCATATGAATCTTACTATTTGAAATTGTTATGAGACACCTATCACAAAGAATTTTCAACCCTATATTTGCAAAGAAATTACAACCATCTAATATTCttgaaataaaatctttatcttctcctttaaaaaaacaggcaatatcaagaaatatttgtttttctgtGTGGTCGAGTCCATCAAAACTTATTCTAAGCACATTGTGTATTTCCATGTTAGGCTTTCCCTTCAATTTATCTAAAGCACTCTTCCATTGATCTATTGTCATGCCATAAAGAAAAGAACCTAGAACTTTAAGAGCCAATGGAAGACCCTTAGCATAATTTATCACACAATTCGAGAGGTCTTCGTAATTTTTTGGAGGAATGTTTTGTTTAAAGGCATGCCTACTAAAGAGTTGAATAGCTTCTTTGTGATCTAACTCTTTAACCTCATATACTGCATCCACTCTATGCACGTTTAACAAATGTTTATCTCTAGTGGTTATGATGATTCTACTTCCTGGACCAAACCATTCACAACTTCCAACCAATAACTTCAATTGATCCAAATGGTCTACATCATCAAGAACAAGAAGAATCCTTTTTCGACGGAGCCTATTCTTTATCATATTGATTCCTTCATcaatattacttaattttagattttttaccATCAATGTACCATGAAGGAACTCTTGAAGCAATTGAAGTCTACCATGATGACATTTGGATCTCTCTTTGACATCTTCAAGAAAGCTACTACCTTTGAAGTGACATAAGACATCATTGTAAACCATCTTAGCAATGGTAGTTTTACCGATTCCACCAATCCCATAAATCCCAATCATGCGGACATCATTGATCAATTCAATACTTAGCAATGATTTCAATTCTTTCAAGCAAAGTTCCTTTCCACATATGTCCTCATTGACATATAAAACCTTaggattcaattttttaaggATGTCGTCGATAATCTCCATAATAAGCTTTGATTCGTACCTGTGAATTATAATGCATGTTCAAACTGAATTAGGAACCAATAAATAGAATCTAAACTAAAGAGATCAAACCACATTTCATTAAGTTACACATTCAAGTACAATTTCATTAATGTTATATCAAGTATGCATGTGAAAGGAAaaagtgacaaaaaaaaaaaaaaaccatttgtGCTAGCTTGTGctattcaaatatttgaaaggttcaaattgagattttattaccttttatgACAAGAAATTCTAGCATTGTGCAAACAGTGGAGACAAGTACTAGTTGCCTAGTGTACCAAGCTGCAAGTTCTCCATTCAAACTTCCAGTCTAGTAATTTCTGTTAACTAGGTTATTACTTATGACTAGAACTTCTAGTTTATTCACAAATATGTTGCTCATCATTCCCTTTCAACTTTCCAATATTTAGGTAAGTCACAGGAGTAGTGTCCCAATTTTGTGAAAATGGATAGAATGCAATTACTAGGAATATTCACAGGTCTGTTTGTTGATGAAAGAATCAATAATGTGACTCAGATTGGGAAAATTGTtctattgttgttattattattatgatgtaCTAAGTATTAGTAGGATAACTTACTCTGGTGTTTGTATAAACATATACAATATCATGCATTAATCAATTATGTATTAGGCAAATATAATGTAGACACAAAGATCTGTGGGAAGGACTAATTGTCACTTCCTTATGGGATGACACAAACTTCATCAGTAAGAACATAGAGTAAGCTTCACCACCGAGCTTAAAGTGAAATTTAGATTAGATTTAAACAAAATTGGTTAAACTACTTTCTCGAAAGTCTATTTGTAAAATCAGAGGGGGGAAGGAGAGgaaagataataaatataaatattttgtttggttttcaaaaaagaaaaaaaatgttaataaaaattatttccttatatttgaatatcatgaaaaaaaaaataaacgtAAGAAGAAATACCAAGGAAGAATACGGGAAAATGTTAAAAGAGGAAAGTTTGAGAAAAGTATATTCTTGgacaatatatataaattatccctctttttttttttcgttctttaagggaaaaaattaaattaatgagaaGTATAATTTCCTTAAAACTTTCTCTACCTTGTTTGAAGaaaatcttttaatattttccttctttgaCACTTTTTTTTACTACTTCTCTCCAAAtctgaaaaaatgattttttttttcttatactatATTTAATTCCaagaaagtagaaaaaaaatatattaaaataggaactaaaaataaatgtaattaaaattggttaaacaatttccaattatttaacctttatataaaaaggagaaatataagtgaaatgggttttttaaaaaaaaaaaattaaaagtaatttattaactttaaaacattttttatttttctatatttttgttttattatatttttttctcaccaTTTTCTTTGTTGCAATTTCTCCCAAAATTTTCCCTAACTAAATATACCTTCAATTTTTCTCCTTCAGCATTTTTTAGAAGCCAACCtaatgaaaaggaaaagtagcCTCTGACCCATAACAATTTTTATAGTGAGCATTGTATGGGGGACAAGTGTGTAGCTTGAGGCTTGATTTATTTGGGTCAGTGTTTCAAGGTTGTTGCTGATGAGCAAGACAGAATAGCACAATTGGGTTCAATCTTCAAACATAACACAACGATTTGCAATTTGGGGTTTAAAGATGATATCATAAGTATTAGAATTAAgcaataaaaagataaaaagaaaaatatttcgaAATTAAAGATGAAGGGAAGTTGTAATTACTGATATTTCTGCCGGTCATATCCAGCTAGATTGCTTGCTTCCGTTAAGGCAATCCTCCATTTTTGTATCTTCTCCCTCTTCTCCTGGTCTGCATCCTTTTCATGATCTGCAAAAGCTTCTCCGTAAGTCCCAGTCTGTTTTCGCACTTCCGATGGATCCACATGGTAGAAAATTGGTAGAATTATTTGCTGATCATTTGTTGTCATGCATTCAGTGATCTTCTCGAGCTCATTTAAACACCAACTGGAATTAGCATAGTCTTTCGAAAAAATGACGATGAAAATCCTTGATTCTTCAATAGCATTCAAGAGCTCTCCTGCAATAACTCCTCCTTtctgtagggacccatccctgatgacacgtggcacgcgtCCCCTGACGACACGTGGCACATGACCCTACCCGGAGTAtccacatccggatttccccaagagtacacgtggcgcgcttccctatccggaccaccgccattattcatccggcgacctttcatattccacCCGGATGTGTTCATCCGGATCACTGGCCAAACTAAGCgtgcctcactacgtcattctgacatcctgtcacaaatcatattccgatacctgcagagcgaaaagacagaagtgacagctggtcacttcccacgatctctgacagccgttcgCAGGATaaggatgtccctgccaccatctagtggcaatcatggtaaaccaaaaagccttccatcatttatggaggagagagagagtttctaaatggtatatatatgaaccttcgcacaaagCAGAAGGTAAGCTTCTCAATACCTAaaaaaaggccaactgtgccatcTGCTTTTATCTCTTTctatggctgacaaaaccatcggagggtgtgtccggacaccccgtccggacgccttttgcaggaacagCTGAATCAGGAATGTGTATTCGTTGAGATCGTATTTTTATCCACTTGGTAATCACGTGGATTGCAgagaatacgaggcctcaacattggcgccgtctgtgggaagTTTTTTTCACTGATTCGGTAACTGGCAAAAATGGTCACGCCTTCCCGAAGCCATTCATCTGACAGAGGAGAGGAAGATAATTCCGAATGGCGCCGCGCCATCGAAAGAAAGCAGTTAGCAAGCGAGCGACAACTACAAACTCTCCTCCAGGAGACGACAAggttaagagaagaaaatgcgATATTACGTATCCAGGCATCGTCGACAGGAATTCCCCGTCATCAGCACTCCAGGGGCCAAGTGGCCAACTCAAGGCCTCATCTGGAGTCAATTTACCCTGGAACAGCGGAAGCAATCCCTGAAACACGCAGCGCTAGGCCGCATGAGCCACGCACACCTATGCCTCGAGCTCCCCGTGAGGAGAGCTCAGATTCCACCCACTTCTCGTCAAAAAAACGACGTGACAGAAGATCCCAGTTATCGGGCGCCATGCGTGCGAGACTGGGTCCCCAGCAAGTTGGCAGGCCCAAGCCACCAATGACCACCACAGGGGGAGTGCACCATGGTCCTACGGTCACCCCCATACCGCAGAATGTTCTTTCGCATCGTGACCCCTTGGTCACCCCCATGATGCAGAACGTTCCACCACACCAAGCGGTACGAACCGTTGGGAAAAATCTCCTGAGCGAGCCGCCCATGGGCTCCATTAGCAAAAggctggatgacatgctctccacaccTTTCTGCTCTCATATCATCCATTACGAACCCCCAAGGGGGTTCCTCGTACCAAAGTTCTCCACATACGATGGGTGCAGTGACCCcttcgaccatatcatgcactaTCGACAGCTCATGACCCTTGATATAGGCAACGACCCGCTGCTGTGCAAAGTATTCCCTGCCAGTCTGCAAGGACAGGCTCTCTCATGGTTCCATCGCCTGCCTCCTAACTCGGTAGATACCTTCAGAGACCTTTCAGAAGCTTTCGTGAGACAATACCTGTGCTCCGCCAGACATAAGCAAAACATCAGCACCttgcaaaatataaaaatgaaggacAATGAATCCTTGAGGGAGTTCGTGAAACGATTTGGCCAGGCTGTCCTGCAAGTAGAAGCTTGCAGCATGGACGCTGTCCTACAAATCTTCAAGCGATGTATTTGCCCAGGCACTCCATTTTTTGAGTCACTGGCTAAAAAGCCTCCCATGACGATGGACGACTTGTTTCGACGTGCaaacaaatactcaatgctCGAAGATGACGTACGGGCAGCTACCCAGCAAGTATTGGTTGCCGGACAATCGTCCAAGGGTAGCACAGAGGGAAGCACTAAACCTCCGGACAGGCCAAGACCATCCGATCGAAGGCAAGAGGGGCCAAGCCGCCCGGAGATGCCACCTCTCACACCACTCTCTATAACTTATGAGAAGCTTCTCCCTATGATCCAGAACTTGTCCGATTTCAGGTGGCCCAGACCCCTCGGATCGGATCCATCCAGGAGAGATCATAGCAAAAAATGTGCTTACCATAAGGAGCATGGCCATACAACGGAGACGTGCAGAAGCCTCCAATATTTGGTGGAAAGACTTATAAAGGCGGGTCATTTAAGGCAATACCTCCGTTCAGATGCTAGAGATGGGGATACCTCCCGAGGTCGCGACTCTGGGGCCCCCACGGCTCCAGCCGCCCCCAAAGCCGTCATAAACTACATTAATGGAGGCCCGTCGGATGAAGAGCTCAATTCCAAGCGAAAAAGGCAGAAGTTGTTACGGGAAGCGATGGTGCGTGAGCGTATCAATTCCATCCGGCCAGGGATAACCGAAGGGGGCCCTCACCCCATAGACGGAACAATCATTTTTCCTCCAGTAGACCCCACGCGGATATTACGTCCGCACCGTGATGCCCTCATTCTATCCTTGGGGATAGACAACTTCGACGTAAGACGCATCCTGATTGACCCAGGAAGCTCAGCTGATCT
The sequence above is drawn from the Vitis riparia cultivar Riparia Gloire de Montpellier isolate 1030 chromosome 15, EGFV_Vit.rip_1.0, whole genome shotgun sequence genome and encodes:
- the LOC117932680 gene encoding uncharacterized protein LOC117932680, encoding MLSTPFCSHIIHYEPPRGFLVPKFSTYDGCSDPFDHIMHYRQLMTLDIGNDPLLCKVFPASLQGQALSWFHRLPPNSVDTFRDLSEAFVRQYLCSARHKQNISTLQNIKMKDNESLREFVKRFGQAVLQVEACSMDAVLQIFKRCICPGTPFFESLAKKPPMTMDDLFRRANKYSMLEDDVRAATQQVLVAGQSSKGSTEGSTKPPDRPRPSDRRQEGPSRPEMPPLTPLSITYEKLLPMIQNLSDFRWPRPLGSDPSRRDHSKKCAYHKEHGHTTETCRSLQYLVERLIKAGHLRQYLRSDARDGDTSRGRDSGAPTAPAAPKAVINYINGGPSDEELNSKRKRQKLLREAMVRERINSIRPGITEGGPHPIDGTIIFPPVDPTRILRPHRDALILSLGIDNFDVRRILIDPGSSADLVQASVISHMGHNLVGLENPGRILSGFNGASTISLGDIVLPVQTGPVTLNVQFSVVQDLSPFNVILGRTWLHCMKAIPSTYHQMVSFLTEDGQINLYGSQLAARQCYQIAREAGTSRENEPLPESTHARDQ
- the LOC117932678 gene encoding disease resistance protein RPV1 translates to MASSTTQIFSSSTSTSNPQFTYDVFLSFRGEDTRSTFTDHLYSALVSNGIHTFRDDEELEKGGVIAGELLNAIEESRIFIVIFSKDYANSSWCLNELEKITECMTTNDQQIILPIFYHVDPSEVRKQTGTYGEAFADHEKDADQEKREKIQKWRIALTEASNLAGYDRQKYQYESKLIMEIIDDILKKLNPKVLYVNEDICGKELCLKELKSLLSIELINDVRMIGIYGIGGIGKTTIAKMVYNDVLCHFKGSSFLEDVKERSKCHHGRLQLLQEFLHGTLMVKNLKLSNIDEGINMIKNRLRRKRILLVLDDVDHLDQLKLLVGSCEWFGPGSRIIITTRDKHLLNVHRVDAVYEVKELDHKEAIQLFSRHAFKQNIPPKNYEDLSNCVINYAKGLPLALKVLGSFLYGMTIDQWKSALDKLKGKPNMEIHNVLRISFDGLDHTEKQIFLDIACFFKGEDKDFISRILDGCNFFANIGLKILCDRCLITISNSKIHMHDLIQQMGQEIVRGKYHDDPNKWSRLWDPDDIYRAFLRKEGMKKIEAISLDFSRLKEIQLSTKVFSRMKKLRLLKVYWSDDSSFMKKESKVFIPKDFEIPSHELRYLYWEGYSLNCLPSNFHGENLVELDLRYSTIKQLWKGSKGLEKLKFINLSHSEKLTKISKFSGMPNLERLNLEGCTSLRKVHSSLGVLKKLTSLQLKDCQKLESFPSSIELESLEVLDISGCSNFEKFPEIHGNMRHLRKIYLNQSGIKELPTSIEFLESLEMLQLANCSNFEKFPEIQRDMKSLQWLVLGGTAIKELPSSIYHLTGLRELSLYRCKNLRRLPSSICRLEFLHGIYLHGCSNLEAFPEIIKDMENIGRLELMGTSLKELPPSIEHLKGLEELDLTNCENLVTLPSSICNIRSLERLVLQNCSKLQELPKNPMTLQCSDMIGLCSLMDLNLSGCNLMGGAIPSDLWCLSSLRRLNLSGSNIRCIPSGINQLRILQSNHCKMLESITELPSSLRVLDAHDCTRLDTLSSLSSLLQCSMFSCFKSAIQELEHGIESSKSIGINIVIPGSRGIPEWISNQELGSEVTVELPMNWCEDNDFLGFALCSLYVPLDDAFEDGGLECQLIAFHGDQFRRVDDIWFKSSCKYYENGGISYLHKCCDNGDVSDCVLWVTYYPQIAIKKKHRSNQWRHFKALFNGLYNCGSKAFKVKKCGVHLIYAQDFQPNHYSSQLLRETADCNVKRSRDDTESNPAEGPSHKRLRDLEP